In the genome of Armatimonadota bacterium, the window CCTTCAGCCGCCACAGCACCGCGAAGAAGGACTCGATCTCGCCGGGCGTCAGCACGCTGGTCGGCTCGTCGAGGATCAGGAGGTCGGCATTTCGGTAGAGGCATTTCAGGATCTCGACCCTCTGCTGCATGCCCAGCGGCAGGCGCGAGGTCACCTCGAGCGGGTCGATGTCAAAGCCGAAGCTTTCCGAGAGCTCTCGGAGCCGGCGCTCGTGGGATTTGAGATCGAGCCGCGCGCCCTGGCCGTCCATCCCGAGGATCACGTTCTCGGTCACGGTCAGCGGCCCGACCAGCATGAAGTGCTGGTGGACCATGCCGATCCCCGTCTCCAGCGCCCTGCGCGGGCTGTCGATCCGCACCGGCTCACCGTCAAGCAGGATCCGACCGGAATCCGGCTGCAGCAGCCCATAGAGCATGTTCATCAGGGTCGTCTTGCCCGCGCCGTTCTCACCCAGGATTGCGTGAACGCTGCCACGCTCAATCGCAATGCTGACCCGGTCATTCGCCTTGAGCGAGCCAAAGCTCTTGCACAGGTCATCGACGATGAGTCGGTGATCGGCCATCGGGCTGCTCCAGAATTGGGCAAATTGGAGCGGCGGGGACGCGGACGCCCCCGCCGCAGTTGTGTCAGAGCTTGAGCTCGCCGCTCTTCAGCTTCTCGATCACCGCCTCTGTCTCGTTGACAACGTCCTCGGGGATTGATGGATTGTAGGTCCCCAGCGTGCCGGCATCCGTGCCGATGCCAAACTTGTAGACCTTGCCCTCTGCCTTGCCGTCCTTGGCGAGTGCCAGGAAGTCGACCAGTGCGATGCGGAAGTCCATCACCGCCGATTGCAGCACAGTGTCCGGCCAGTTCTCGTAGACGTCCTGCCAGACGCCGAAGCTCCACCCGCCGGCTTCCTTGGCTGCCTGCAGGGCGCCGATCTGGCCGTTGTCCAGTAGCGGGAAGACCACGTCCGCGCCCTCGTCGAACTGGTTGCGCGCGGCCTCCTTGGCCTTGGCCACGTCATCCCAGTCATTAGTGTAGGAAACAAAGATTTCCGCATCCGGATGAACGCTTTGGAAGCCTTCCTTAAAGCCCGCCTCCAGATCCGTGGCAACCTGGATCTTCTGGGCGCTCACATAGCCGCCCGTGCCTGCCTTTGACATTTTGCCGCCAAGAAAACCAAGCACATAACCGAACTGCTTGAAATCGAAGGTGACCGAGGCGAGGTTGTCCTTCGAGACGAAGCCGTTGGTCACCACGAACATGGTGTCCGGGAACCGCTCGGAGGCCCGCTCGGCGGCATCGACGAACTCGCCGCCATGGCCGATCACCACATTGTAGCCGCGCCGGGCATAGTCTGACATGGCCTCGAGCTGGTCGGGCTGGGTGACCTTCTCGCTATAGGCGACCACGATCCCGAGGGTCTCCTTGGCACGCATGATGCCTTCGTAGCCCGTCTGGTTCCACGACTGGTCGGTGATGTTACCAGGCATCACGATGGCCGCCTTGAATTCGTCGGCGAACACCGGGCCCGATGCGAAAGCCAGCGCGCCGGCGAGCGCGCCAGATATGATGATGTCTCTCCTGCGGATGGTCATTTTGAATCTCCTCCCAATTGCAAGTCGTCCGTTCAGTCCGGCCGGTCCGCCATCTGCGCGCGGCACCGGCGGTCGTACCCCTCGTCCCCGTTGTCAGTCGCGCGCCCCCACGGCATGCAGCGGCACCCGGTCCGCGTAGAAGGGCAGCTTGTCGACGCGCGGCGTATAGGTTCCCTCGCGCTCGCATTTCAGCACGTGCTCGGCGATCTGCTCGAGCGAGGCGAACCACACGTCGCCTCGCGAGCGGAACTCCGTCAGCATCTTCTCGATATGGTGCCATCGCGCCAGGCGCCCGGTGAGGAACGGGTGCCAGATGCAGATCCAGAGGCCGCCATGCTCGTAGTGCGCCTCGAACTCGTCGCGGTAGTTGCGGATCGCGTCGCTCGGCGCCTTCACCGGCACCGCGTAGTCGATATCCGGCGTGTGGGCGTATTGCGGGTAGTCGTCCATTCCCCAGTGCGCCGGCATCTCGACCAGACGTCCCGCCGGGGACTCGAGCATATAGGGCACGTCGTCGCCCATCAGCGAGGAGTCGTAGACGAAGCCCTCGGACGCCAGAAGCTCGGCCGAATGGCGCGAGAAGGAATACATAGGCGCGCGCCAGCCGCGCGGGCGCTTGCCGGCGATCCGCGTCAGGCTCTCGGCCGAGCGGGACAGCCAGTAATGCTCCTCGTCGCGCTGGAAATCGAACGAGAGCTCGTGGATGTAGCTGTGCAGCGCCACCTCGTGGCCGGCATTGACCATCGCCTCGACCGCCTTCGGGTAGTTCTCGGCGCACCAGGCCGGCACGAAGAAGGTCTGGGTGATCTCGAGCCGGCGATAGGTCTCGAGGATGCGCGCGACCGCGACCTCGGGTCCGTAGCGCAGCATCGAGGTGGTCGCGACCATGTCCGGCGCGCGGTCCGGGTTGGCAATATGCACGAGGCTGTCAGCGTCCATATCGAAGGTGATGGCCGCTGCGCAGCGCGCGCCGTTCGGCCAGGGTACGGGATTTCGGATCATTCCGCCTCCTTCAGTTCCGGGCGCCAACCGGCCCATGATGAGCCGTGCGCCAGCCGTCCACTCGTTTCGCCTTCTGCGCCGCCAGGCATGCCAAGGCTTCGGCGACCAGGCGCGCGGCCAGCACGCTGGTCGTGCCGCTTGGATTGTCGAAATCGGGTGACACCTCGACGACGTCGAAACCCGCGAAGCCCTCGCGCGCGGCGACTCGCAGGCCCCGCAGAATCTCGCGTGCGGTCAGGCCGCCGGGCTCCGGGCTGTTGGTCCCCGGCGCATAGGCCGGGTCGACGCTATCGATGTCGATGCTGACATAGAGCCGCGCGCCGCCGGCGGTCGCAATCCGCCGCGCCTTCTCGGTCACTGACTCGATGCCCTCGCTCTCGACCTGCTCCATCGGGAAGACCGAGATGCCGAGCTGCCGGTAGAGCGGCGTCCATTCCGGCAGGTTGCGCGGCCCGCGGGCGCCGATGATGGCGATCCGCTTCGGATCCACCGCCTCGAGTTCCGAGATCCGCAGGATGGGGGAGGCGCGCGTCAGCCGGTCGCCGCCGAAGCTTTCGCTGAGATCGAGATGTGTGTCGAAGACCAGGAAGCCCAGAGGGTCGCCGTGATGTTCGGAAACCGCCTTGACCGCCGGATAGGTGATGCCGTGATCGCCGCCGAGGCTGATCGGCACCGCGCCAGCCGCCAGAACAGCGCCAAGGCGCGCCTCGAAGCGCGCGTAGCTCTCCGCATTGTCGCCCGGCGCCACGTCCACGTCGCCCACATCCGCGACGCGCAGGTGCTCGAAGACGTCCAGATCCCAATCGAAGTTGTAGCCGCCGAAGAGGAGAGAGAACTTGCGGATCTCCTGCGGTCCGCGCCTTGTGGCGCCGCCGCGGAAGGTCGCGAGTCCGTCATAGGGCATGCCGACGATCGCGGCATCGGCATCAAGCTTGGCCAGATTCCTCACTTGGGCGATGGCCATGAAGGGGGGAACGTCGCCGTAGAGTCTCGCGACATCGCTGGTGCTTAGCGCCTCTGCCATCGCCTCCCGTCAGCCTCCTCCGCACGAGCGTGATCGTTCGGTCGTCACGCAACAGAGAGAACGTGGCAGCGCGCTTTGGTTAAATAAATATGAAACATATGAAGTTTGCTTTGATATTGCGTGAACAATCCGTTGCGGGCCACGCTGGGGCGGCACCGCGGCGCGCTCAGCAGCCGCAGTAGCGGTTTACGGAATGCGGCGTCCGTGCCAGCCCGATGCAGTGGGCGCCGACGACGGGCGCCAGCGCCTCGGCCGCTTCGCGCTCGGCCTGGGTGCGCTCGGCCAGGCGCTTGGCGGCGGCGCGGGCGCGGTCGCAGAGCGCGGGATAGGGAGACATAGCATCGATACCATGACCGCCTCGCCACCGCCACTCGTTCCCCCGCTCGTCCGCGCTCTCAGAGAGGTGCGCGAGATTCTGGAGCGCGCCCGGCGTAGTGGTGACCGGCGCGAGATCGAGATGGCTATCGAACGGATCAATTTCGCGCTTGATGAGCGGCGCCGCATATCGAGGTGACCGCCCCGACTGAACGAGACGGCCATCCAACCTTGGCGCGATGCGCGCGCTCGGAGCGTATTAGGAACCCGGAATATTCGACTGAAAAGCGTCGCGGTGGTACCGATGTGGTACCTGAGTAAATTTGATTTCCGTCAGAATCCAGCTAACCCAT includes:
- a CDS encoding BMP family protein encodes the protein MTIRRRDIIISGALAGALAFASGPVFADEFKAAIVMPGNITDQSWNQTGYEGIMRAKETLGIVVAYSEKVTQPDQLEAMSDYARRGYNVVIGHGGEFVDAAERASERFPDTMFVVTNGFVSKDNLASVTFDFKQFGYVLGFLGGKMSKAGTGGYVSAQKIQVATDLEAGFKEGFQSVHPDAEIFVSYTNDWDDVAKAKEAARNQFDEGADVVFPLLDNGQIGALQAAKEAGGWSFGVWQDVYENWPDTVLQSAVMDFRIALVDFLALAKDGKAEGKVYKFGIGTDAGTLGTYNPSIPEDVVNETEAVIEKLKSGELKL
- a CDS encoding polysaccharide deacetylase; its protein translation is MIRNPVPWPNGARCAAAITFDMDADSLVHIANPDRAPDMVATTSMLRYGPEVAVARILETYRRLEITQTFFVPAWCAENYPKAVEAMVNAGHEVALHSYIHELSFDFQRDEEHYWLSRSAESLTRIAGKRPRGWRAPMYSFSRHSAELLASEGFVYDSSLMGDDVPYMLESPAGRLVEMPAHWGMDDYPQYAHTPDIDYAVPVKAPSDAIRNYRDEFEAHYEHGGLWICIWHPFLTGRLARWHHIEKMLTEFRSRGDVWFASLEQIAEHVLKCEREGTYTPRVDKLPFYADRVPLHAVGARD
- the speB gene encoding agmatinase, with the translated sequence MAEALSTSDVARLYGDVPPFMAIAQVRNLAKLDADAAIVGMPYDGLATFRGGATRRGPQEIRKFSLLFGGYNFDWDLDVFEHLRVADVGDVDVAPGDNAESYARFEARLGAVLAAGAVPISLGGDHGITYPAVKAVSEHHGDPLGFLVFDTHLDLSESFGGDRLTRASPILRISELEAVDPKRIAIIGARGPRNLPEWTPLYRQLGISVFPMEQVESEGIESVTEKARRIATAGGARLYVSIDIDSVDPAYAPGTNSPEPGGLTAREILRGLRVAAREGFAGFDVVEVSPDFDNPSGTTSVLAARLVAEALACLAAQKAKRVDGWRTAHHGPVGARN